In Candidatus Kaistella beijingensis, a genomic segment contains:
- a CDS encoding phosphatidylserine decarboxylase family protein — translation MKLHKESKGTIIVASIIFAVVAFLSVHFLQNWSLLIIIPLLIIYGLVFWFFRVPNRDIQDHRENVIAPVDGKVVMIKEVDEDEFLKEKAIQVSIFMSPLNVHICRFPVSGKVIYKKYHPGKYLVAWHEKSSTENERTTVAVESLTNHKVVFRQIAGYVARRIVFYCKEGDQAKAGHEFGFIKFGSRMDVFLPLDTEIICKIGDKTKGGIDVIAKMKE, via the coding sequence ATGAAACTACATAAAGAATCCAAAGGAACCATCATCGTTGCAAGTATTATTTTTGCTGTTGTAGCTTTCCTTTCCGTTCATTTTCTTCAAAATTGGTCGCTTTTAATCATCATTCCGTTGCTTATTATTTACGGCTTGGTTTTTTGGTTTTTCCGAGTTCCAAACCGTGATATTCAGGACCACCGTGAAAATGTGATCGCACCTGTTGACGGAAAAGTGGTGATGATTAAAGAAGTAGATGAAGACGAATTTCTAAAAGAGAAAGCGATTCAGGTTTCTATCTTTATGTCACCTTTAAATGTTCATATTTGTCGCTTCCCTGTTTCCGGAAAAGTGATTTACAAGAAATATCATCCGGGGAAATATTTGGTTGCATGGCACGAAAAATCCTCTACCGAAAACGAAAGGACAACGGTTGCTGTGGAAAGTTTGACCAACCATAAAGTTGTGTTCCGTCAAATTGCGGGTTATGTGGCGCGAAGAATTGTTTTCTATTGCAAAGAAGGCGATCAAGCTAAAGCAGGACACGAATTTGGTTTCATCAAATTCGGTTCGAGGATGGATGTTTTTCTTCCTTTAGACACGGAAATAATCTGCAAAATTGGTGACAAAACAAAAGGCGGAATTGATGTGATTGCGAAGATGAAGGAATAA
- a CDS encoding phosphatidate cytidylyltransferase, whose translation MDKNLIQRTFGGLLYAFVVIFCTTPLGSEMLGKISPNLVQQQNLYYGLITLFLFVGAWECVKMMKFDPKSWEKWLVFPVIVLVFYRFSKRYFQHGFYFDFNLSEILALSLILIAVITLFRFPKELYYDNGKLIFTVIYTALPFGFALGLPKFYSVENTFTLEVFFLFILIWSSDTFAYLTGRFLGKHKMAPKISPKKTWEGFAGGVILTLILSFFVEKFHPDLRGNWMVVGFLVSVFAPLGDLVESQLKRTFGVKDSGNIIPGHGGILDRLDSFIIVAPVVYLYFILEKFI comes from the coding sequence TTGGACAAAAATTTAATTCAACGAACTTTTGGTGGACTTCTTTATGCGTTCGTCGTTATATTTTGCACCACTCCACTTGGTTCGGAAATGTTGGGGAAAATTTCACCAAACCTTGTTCAGCAGCAAAATCTTTATTACGGATTGATTACTCTTTTTCTTTTTGTAGGAGCGTGGGAATGCGTGAAGATGATGAAGTTCGATCCAAAAAGTTGGGAAAAATGGCTGGTTTTTCCGGTGATTGTTTTGGTTTTTTACCGGTTTTCAAAAAGATATTTTCAGCATGGATTTTATTTTGATTTTAACTTATCCGAGATACTTGCACTTTCTTTAATCCTCATCGCAGTTATTACGCTTTTCAGATTTCCAAAGGAATTATACTATGATAACGGAAAATTGATTTTTACAGTTATATACACAGCGCTTCCTTTTGGTTTTGCTTTGGGATTACCAAAATTTTATAGTGTTGAAAATACTTTCACCTTAGAAGTTTTCTTTTTATTCATATTGATTTGGAGTAGCGATACATTTGCTTATTTAACCGGAAGATTTTTGGGGAAACATAAAATGGCACCAAAAATTTCACCTAAAAAAACTTGGGAAGGTTTTGCAGGCGGCGTGATTTTAACTTTAATCCTTTCTTTTTTCGTTGAAAAATTTCATCCCGATTTGCGTGGAAATTGGATGGTTGTAGGATTTTTAGTTTCCGTGTTCGCTCCGCTTGGTGATTTGGTGGAAAGTCAGCTGAAGAGAACTTTCGGTGTAAAAGATTCAGGAAACATTATTCCCGGTCACGGTGGAATTCTCGATCGTTTAGACAGTTTTATTATCGTAGCTCCTGTTGTATATTTGTACTTTATTTTAGAAAAATTTATTTAA
- a CDS encoding LUD domain-containing protein, giving the protein MSLFKKIVGKILNQPEEEENQDLIKLGDQLKNADLDYKFAQLFTHSGGFFNYCADEAEALQTLNHILKIEDIKSVFCWDHDLKNFLDVVKVPYTKELELFNDCAFITCEYLIAYDGRIMLSHNNILHYHSSRLPEKIIIMANVSQIVTNLNDAMGKIKRNGNIRNLTSISGSNSKLDTPNKDNTKLFLLLLED; this is encoded by the coding sequence TTGAGTCTATTTAAGAAAATTGTCGGTAAAATTTTAAATCAGCCTGAAGAAGAAGAAAATCAGGACCTGATAAAATTGGGGGATCAGTTGAAAAATGCCGATCTTGACTATAAGTTTGCGCAACTTTTTACGCATTCCGGCGGTTTCTTTAATTATTGTGCGGATGAAGCTGAAGCGCTTCAAACACTTAATCATATTCTGAAAATTGAGGACATCAAGTCGGTTTTCTGTTGGGATCACGATTTAAAAAATTTCCTCGATGTGGTGAAAGTTCCTTACACCAAAGAGCTCGAGCTTTTCAACGATTGCGCTTTCATCACTTGCGAATATCTGATTGCTTATGACGGCAGAATTATGCTTTCACACAACAATATTCTTCATTATCATTCCTCGAGATTACCTGAAAAAATTATCATCATGGCGAATGTTTCACAGATTGTGACGAATCTGAACGATGCGATGGGAAAAATCAAACGAAACGGTAACATCAGAAATCTCACGTCAATCAGCGGAAGCAATTCAAAACTCGACACGCCGAATAAAGACAATACCAAACTTTTCTTACTTTTGCTCGAAGACTAA
- the ftsH gene encoding ATP-dependent zinc metalloprotease FtsH — MNNNKGFNWFFPIAIGAILLFFFSNMNSETALNTIDEEGFYKLMSEGKVQDVLIYKDTEKADVFLTKQAKAAEAVQTTKKDNSPMSAFDFNLGPKPDYTFSYGDIKLFLEKFDKIKAENPQITTTKDYGMGKNPMTELLFTALFWIAIMALFYFVIFRRMMGGSGGPGGQIFSIGKSRAKLFDEKDKVQVTFKDVAGLEGAKEEVQEVVDFLKNSEKYTKLGGKIPKGVLLVGPPGTGKTLLAKAVAGEAKVPFFSLSGSDFVEMFVGVGASRVRDLFAQAKAKSPAIIFIDEIDAIGRARGKGNFTGGNDERENTLNQLLTEMDGFGTDTNVIVMAATNRADILDKALMRAGRFDRSIYVDLPELHERKQIFDVHLAKIKLSPDIDREFLAKQTPGFSGADIANVCNEAALIAARNGHESVDKQDFLDAVDRIIGGLEKKNKAIKPSEKRRVAYHEAGHATISWLVEHAAPLLKVTIVPRGRSLGAAWYLPEERQLTTTEQMNDELCATLGGRAAEQTIFGNISTGALSDLERVTKQAQAMVTIYGLNDKLGNISYYDSSGQSEYSFGKPYSDQTAKMIDEEISKIIETQYQRALQILAENKDKLDALAGKLLEKEVIFREDLEEVFGQRAWDPELTEHPVSATQDEELSVPDESPAPETVQAPESNTQL, encoded by the coding sequence ATGAACAACAATAAAGGATTTAATTGGTTTTTCCCGATAGCGATTGGCGCGATTCTGCTCTTTTTCTTCTCGAACATGAATAGCGAAACCGCGCTGAACACTATTGATGAGGAAGGATTCTATAAACTGATGAGCGAAGGAAAAGTTCAGGATGTTTTAATTTATAAGGACACCGAAAAAGCAGACGTTTTCCTGACCAAACAGGCAAAAGCTGCAGAAGCAGTACAAACGACTAAAAAAGATAACAGTCCGATGTCGGCTTTCGACTTCAATTTAGGCCCAAAACCTGATTATACTTTCAGCTATGGCGACATCAAATTATTCCTGGAAAAATTTGATAAAATTAAAGCGGAGAACCCACAAATCACCACGACCAAAGATTATGGAATGGGTAAAAATCCAATGACGGAATTGCTTTTCACCGCTTTGTTTTGGATTGCAATTATGGCATTATTCTACTTCGTTATTTTCCGAAGAATGATGGGCGGAAGCGGCGGTCCCGGTGGACAAATTTTCTCCATCGGAAAATCACGTGCAAAACTTTTTGACGAGAAAGATAAAGTACAGGTTACTTTCAAAGATGTCGCAGGTTTAGAAGGGGCAAAAGAAGAAGTTCAGGAAGTGGTGGATTTCCTTAAAAATTCTGAAAAATACACGAAACTCGGCGGTAAAATTCCGAAAGGTGTCTTGTTAGTCGGTCCTCCCGGAACAGGAAAAACATTGTTGGCAAAAGCGGTTGCAGGTGAAGCGAAAGTTCCGTTCTTCTCACTTTCTGGTTCCGATTTCGTTGAAATGTTTGTGGGAGTTGGAGCATCGAGAGTTCGTGATTTATTTGCACAGGCGAAAGCAAAATCCCCCGCAATCATCTTTATTGACGAGATTGACGCGATTGGTAGAGCAAGAGGAAAAGGTAATTTCACGGGCGGAAACGATGAAAGAGAAAACACTTTAAATCAGTTGCTTACCGAAATGGACGGTTTCGGAACCGACACCAACGTTATCGTAATGGCAGCAACAAACCGTGCCGATATTTTGGATAAGGCATTAATGAGAGCAGGAAGATTTGACCGTTCAATTTATGTGGATTTACCGGAACTTCACGAAAGAAAACAAATTTTTGACGTTCATTTAGCGAAAATAAAATTAAGTCCCGATATCGACCGAGAATTTTTGGCAAAACAAACTCCTGGATTTTCGGGTGCAGACATTGCGAATGTTTGTAACGAAGCTGCATTAATCGCTGCAAGAAACGGCCACGAATCCGTAGACAAGCAAGATTTCCTTGATGCAGTTGACAGAATTATCGGCGGACTTGAGAAGAAAAATAAAGCCATAAAACCTTCCGAAAAAAGAAGAGTTGCTTATCACGAAGCAGGTCACGCAACCATTTCTTGGTTGGTGGAACATGCCGCTCCACTTTTGAAAGTGACGATTGTTCCAAGAGGACGTTCACTTGGTGCAGCATGGTATCTTCCTGAAGAAAGACAGTTGACGACGACGGAACAAATGAATGATGAACTTTGTGCAACTTTGGGAGGAAGAGCCGCAGAACAAACGATTTTTGGTAATATTTCTACAGGTGCGCTTTCTGATTTGGAAAGAGTGACGAAGCAAGCTCAAGCAATGGTAACGATTTATGGATTGAACGATAAGCTCGGAAACATCTCTTATTACGACAGTTCGGGACAATCGGAGTACAGTTTCGGGAAACCATATTCTGACCAAACCGCGAAAATGATTGATGAAGAAATTTCAAAAATCATTGAAACCCAATACCAAAGAGCATTACAAATTCTTGCTGAAAACAAAGATAAATTGGATGCTTTAGCAGGTAAACTTTTAGAGAAAGAAGTAATTTTCCGTGAAGATTTGGAGGAAGTTTTCGGACAAAGAGCATGGGATCCTGAATTGACGGAACATCCTGTTTCTGCAACGCAAGACGAAGAACTTTCTGTTCCTGATGAAAGTCCTGCTCCGGAAACGGTTCAGGCTCCAGAATCGAATACACAACTTTAA
- the rsfS gene encoding ribosome silencing factor — protein MSKTIEKQLLIDKIVDAIQDTKGEDIMVFDLSKIENSVAETFIICSGNSNTQVSAIAGNIEKKVRNDLQDRPWHVEGTENAMWVLLDYVSVVVHVFQRSIREYYEIEELWGDAQITKIEN, from the coding sequence ATGAGTAAAACTATAGAAAAGCAACTGCTTATCGATAAAATCGTAGACGCAATACAGGATACAAAAGGGGAAGACATTATGGTTTTCGACCTCTCTAAAATAGAAAATTCCGTGGCGGAAACCTTCATTATCTGCAGCGGTAACTCCAATACACAAGTTTCTGCAATCGCAGGAAACATCGAAAAAAAGGTAAGAAACGATTTACAAGACCGTCCATGGCACGTAGAAGGAACAGAAAACGCAATGTGGGTTCTTCTTGATTACGTTTCCGTTGTGGTACACGTTTTCCAACGTTCAATCCGTGAATATTACGAGATTGAGGAACTTTGGGGCGATGCGCAAATCACCAAAATAGAAAATTAA
- a CDS encoding biotin--[acetyl-CoA-carboxylase] ligase, translating to MASVLYLKECASTNDEIESFLLYGQSEIQAICTFNQTQGKGQYGNSWESPENLNVAYSLAIPSEKIKVRGNLLNFHTAIILRDFLANLTKTEAAIKWPNDLIIKNKKVSGILIEKKTMNEKSYFIIGIGLNVLQENFENLPKAGSLLTQTGIQFNLEDLTNQLHEFILNHISEGITDENLLAKLNENLFRKDLVSVFEIKGLRQNGIIQNVDENGFLWVDLENEGLKRFFHKEIELLY from the coding sequence ATGGCTTCGGTTTTATACCTTAAAGAATGCGCTTCTACGAATGACGAAATAGAATCGTTTTTACTTTACGGGCAGTCAGAAATTCAGGCAATTTGTACTTTTAATCAAACCCAAGGAAAAGGACAGTACGGAAATTCTTGGGAATCGCCCGAAAATTTGAACGTTGCGTATTCTTTAGCCATTCCTTCGGAAAAAATTAAAGTACGCGGAAATTTACTCAATTTTCATACCGCGATAATTCTGAGAGATTTTCTTGCCAATCTGACAAAAACGGAGGCTGCAATTAAATGGCCCAATGATTTGATTATTAAAAATAAAAAGGTTTCGGGGATTTTAATTGAAAAGAAAACGATGAACGAAAAATCTTATTTCATTATCGGAATTGGATTGAATGTTCTGCAGGAAAACTTTGAAAATCTTCCAAAAGCGGGTTCTCTACTGACGCAGACGGGAATTCAGTTTAATCTTGAAGATTTAACGAATCAACTTCATGAGTTTATTTTAAATCATATTTCAGAAGGAATTACTGATGAAAATCTTTTAGCAAAACTCAATGAAAATTTATTCAGAAAAGATTTGGTTTCCGTTTTTGAAATTAAGGGATTAAGACAAAATGGCATCATCCAAAATGTAGACGAAAACGGATTTTTGTGGGTGGATTTGGAGAATGAAGGATTAAAGAGATTTTTTCACAAGGAAATTGAACTTCTTTACTGA
- a CDS encoding LptF/LptG family permease, whose protein sequence is MKIIDLYIIKKYLGTFGFMLGLLTIIVLVIDVQAKAPRIESNGFTVNEFLINFYPYWIINLIITFMSILVFISVIFFTSRIANNTEIVAIISSGASFHRFARPYLITSGFIAIVALLLNHFVLPLANIKKNELEPYTYSALNRDEFTGSSEVSTQLSKTEYIFLKSYNKKEKRGSGFIYQKFDKNRRLIYQLNANDFYWENKKNHFVLNNYLEKTINKDDTEKLGNGNTMNKGFGHPPEELFPDVLLGQNKTTPELIRFIDREKEKGNANLNNYLNELYQRTSMPVSVIILTFLGLSLSSQKKRGGLGLNLAIGIALAFVFVFSFEVLKVVSANKTLTPLFAMWLPNLVFGPVALYLYFKRANQ, encoded by the coding sequence GTGAAAATCATCGACTTATATATCATCAAAAAATACCTCGGAACTTTCGGGTTCATGTTGGGTTTGTTGACGATTATTGTTTTGGTGATTGATGTTCAGGCAAAAGCTCCAAGAATTGAGTCCAACGGATTTACGGTAAATGAATTCCTCATCAATTTTTATCCGTATTGGATTATCAATCTGATCATTACGTTCATGTCGATTCTAGTTTTTATTTCGGTGATTTTCTTCACTTCGAGGATTGCCAATAATACAGAGATTGTCGCGATTATCAGTTCGGGCGCAAGTTTCCACCGATTTGCGAGACCTTATTTAATTACGTCGGGATTTATTGCGATAGTTGCGTTACTACTGAATCATTTTGTTCTTCCTCTGGCAAACATCAAGAAAAATGAACTTGAACCCTACACTTATAGCGCTCTAAACAGGGATGAATTTACGGGAAGTTCAGAAGTTTCCACACAACTTTCAAAAACCGAATATATTTTTCTGAAGAGTTATAACAAAAAAGAAAAACGCGGTTCAGGATTTATCTATCAGAAATTCGACAAAAACCGAAGATTAATTTACCAACTCAACGCCAACGATTTTTATTGGGAAAACAAAAAAAATCATTTTGTTCTGAACAATTACCTCGAAAAAACCATCAACAAAGACGATACAGAAAAACTCGGAAACGGAAATACCATGAACAAAGGTTTCGGGCATCCTCCTGAAGAACTTTTTCCCGATGTTTTATTAGGTCAGAACAAAACCACCCCCGAACTTATCAGATTTATCGACCGTGAAAAAGAAAAGGGTAACGCAAATTTGAACAATTATTTGAATGAGCTTTATCAAAGGACTTCAATGCCTGTTTCGGTAATCATTCTCACGTTTTTGGGACTGTCTTTATCGTCACAAAAAAAACGTGGCGGACTTGGTCTGAATCTCGCAATCGGAATTGCGTTGGCATTTGTTTTTGTGTTTTCTTTTGAGGTTTTAAAAGTAGTTTCAGCGAACAAAACTTTAACTCCTCTTTTTGCGATGTGGCTTCCCAATTTGGTTTTCGGGCCTGTTGCGCTGTATCTTTATTTTAAGAGAGCGAATCAGTAA
- the tgt gene encoding tRNA guanosine(34) transglycosylase Tgt, translated as MSKFFEINKTTTGKARAGTISTNHGEIQTPIFMPVGTVASVKTVHQRELKEDIKAQIILGNTYHLYLRPKMEVMQEAGGLHKFMNWDLPILTDSGGYQVFSLSASRKMSEEGVKFKSHIDGSFHFISPEKSMEIQRQIGADIFMAFDECTPYPCEYNLAKTSMEMTHRWLKRCIDWTNENPEIYRHKQRLFPIVQGSTYSDLRKISAEFISEQNAEGNAIGGLSVGEPEEEMYRITDEVTDILPKEKPRYLMGVGTPWNILESIGLGIDMMDCVMPTRNARNAMLFTWKGVMNMKNEKWKNDFSPLDEFGTSYVDSEYSKAYVRHLFVAKEYLAKQIASVHNLAFYLDLVKVAREHILQGDFYEWKDSVVPVLKQRL; from the coding sequence ATGTCCAAATTTTTCGAAATCAATAAAACTACCACAGGAAAAGCGAGAGCAGGAACCATTTCTACCAACCACGGTGAAATTCAAACGCCTATTTTTATGCCTGTAGGAACGGTGGCTTCCGTGAAAACGGTTCATCAAAGAGAACTGAAAGAAGACATCAAAGCGCAAATTATTTTAGGAAACACCTATCATCTTTATCTCCGTCCAAAAATGGAGGTGATGCAAGAAGCGGGCGGACTTCACAAATTCATGAATTGGGATTTGCCGATTCTTACGGATTCGGGTGGTTATCAGGTTTTTTCGCTTTCTGCAAGTAGAAAAATGAGCGAGGAAGGTGTGAAATTCAAATCGCATATCGATGGTAGTTTCCACTTTATCTCACCCGAAAAATCAATGGAAATCCAAAGGCAAATCGGTGCAGATATTTTCATGGCTTTTGACGAATGTACTCCTTATCCTTGCGAATACAATTTAGCAAAAACCTCCATGGAAATGACGCACCGATGGTTGAAAAGATGCATCGATTGGACCAATGAAAACCCTGAAATTTATCGGCACAAACAAAGACTTTTTCCTATTGTTCAAGGTTCCACTTATTCGGATTTAAGAAAAATTTCGGCGGAATTTATTTCCGAACAAAACGCAGAAGGAAATGCAATTGGCGGACTTTCTGTTGGTGAACCCGAAGAAGAAATGTACCGAATCACCGATGAAGTCACCGATATTTTACCTAAAGAAAAACCACGATATTTAATGGGAGTTGGAACGCCGTGGAATATTTTGGAATCCATTGGTTTAGGAATCGACATGATGGATTGCGTGATGCCCACAAGAAACGCGAGAAACGCAATGCTTTTTACCTGGAAAGGCGTGATGAACATGAAAAACGAAAAATGGAAAAATGATTTTTCACCTTTGGACGAGTTCGGAACGAGTTATGTAGATTCGGAATATTCCAAAGCGTATGTTCGTCATTTGTTTGTAGCCAAGGAATATTTGGCAAAACAGATTGCTTCGGTTCACAACCTTGCATTTTATTTGGATTTGGTAAAAGTAGCGAGAGAACATATTTTGCAGGGAGATTTTTATGAGTGGAAAGACTCGGTTGTTCCTGTTTTAAAACAAAGGCTTTAA
- a CDS encoding DUF4296 domain-containing protein produces MSCSQLIDEPKNLIPKDKMSEIIAEFAMNEQMGNINPQTDMENATRFTLKKYKIKGIDFSESYKYYTATGDLEKILNNAQEIILEKDPAAKMYIEKKLKETKNVPAFAR; encoded by the coding sequence ATGAGTTGTTCTCAATTGATTGATGAACCAAAAAATTTGATTCCGAAAGATAAAATGTCGGAAATTATCGCAGAATTCGCGATGAATGAACAGATGGGAAACATCAATCCGCAAACCGACATGGAAAACGCGACCCGATTTACTTTAAAAAAATATAAAATTAAAGGGATCGATTTCAGCGAGAGTTATAAATATTACACCGCGACAGGAGATTTAGAAAAAATCCTGAACAATGCACAGGAAATTATTTTAGAAAAAGACCCCGCCGCAAAAATGTACATCGAGAAAAAATTAAAAGAAACCAAAAACGTACCTGCATTTGCAAGATAA
- a CDS encoding polyprenol monophosphomannose synthase, translated as MKKLVIIPTYNEKENIENIISAVVALNEDFHILIVDDSSPDGTAEIVKRLQNLYPTQLFLTERKIKDGLGKAYIHGFKWALERDYDYIFEMDADFSHNPKDLIRLYEACKNADMTIGSRYSKGVNVVNWPMGRVLLSYGASIYTRTILGFPIHDTTAGFVCFSRKVLEEIGLDKIELKGYGFQIEMKFRAFAKGFKIVEVPIIFTNRELGESKMNGGIIHEAVFGVLNLKWKSLIGKL; from the coding sequence GTGAAAAAACTCGTCATCATCCCAACTTACAACGAAAAGGAAAATATTGAAAATATTATTTCCGCAGTAGTGGCGTTGAACGAGGATTTTCATATCCTGATTGTGGACGATTCTTCTCCCGACGGAACTGCAGAAATCGTAAAAAGATTACAAAACCTTTATCCAACCCAACTTTTTTTGACCGAAAGAAAAATTAAAGATGGTTTAGGAAAAGCCTACATCCACGGTTTCAAATGGGCGCTTGAAAGAGATTACGACTACATTTTTGAGATGGATGCCGATTTTTCGCACAATCCGAAAGATTTGATTCGCCTTTATGAAGCCTGTAAAAATGCGGATATGACCATCGGTTCAAGATATTCCAAAGGGGTAAATGTGGTGAATTGGCCAATGGGCAGAGTTTTGCTTTCTTATGGCGCGTCGATTTATACGCGAACCATTTTGGGATTTCCCATTCATGATACAACGGCGGGATTTGTCTGTTTTTCAAGAAAAGTTTTGGAGGAAATCGGTTTGGATAAAATTGAATTAAAAGGGTACGGCTTTCAAATTGAAATGAAATTCAGAGCTTTTGCGAAAGGTTTTAAAATCGTTGAAGTTCCCATCATCTTCACCAACAGAGAATTGGGCGAAAGTAAGATGAACGGGGGAATCATTCACGAAGCCGTTTTCGGAGTATTAAATTTAAAATGGAAATCGCTGATCGGAAAATTATGA
- a CDS encoding DUF4271 domain-containing protein yields the protein MKADFRKRIFLTFAKNYKLVRITQQNDWVVFILVGCIFLYIFMLLSLQRDSSVKEFLLQKFADASNNFLSWLIISFVFVLVFSTFVSQYIPIVPKKISDIQVLGFELNKFGFTFITVLGFYFIKNILSYLFYAGTGTVKKWEIFYFTASKFYFVFSVVLMIFCLINYFYNIDKIIAFDFFAGVILLFFVFKQMFYIFNKNNILPQKWYYKFLYICTLQIIPVLVLWKVLFF from the coding sequence GTGAAAGCAGATTTCAGAAAGCGAATTTTCCTTACTTTTGCAAAAAATTACAAATTGGTAAGAATTACGCAGCAAAACGATTGGGTGGTATTCATTTTGGTCGGCTGTATTTTCCTTTATATTTTCATGCTTCTTTCGTTGCAGAGGGATTCTTCGGTGAAGGAATTCTTGTTGCAGAAATTTGCTGATGCCTCTAATAATTTTTTGAGTTGGCTGATTATCAGCTTTGTATTTGTGCTTGTTTTTTCCACTTTTGTTTCACAATATATTCCGATCGTCCCGAAAAAAATCAGCGACATACAAGTTTTAGGTTTTGAACTGAACAAATTTGGATTCACCTTTATCACAGTTCTTGGATTTTATTTTATCAAAAATATTTTATCTTACCTTTTCTATGCAGGAACGGGAACGGTAAAAAAATGGGAGATTTTTTATTTCACAGCCTCAAAATTTTACTTTGTCTTTTCGGTAGTTTTGATGATTTTTTGTCTGATTAACTATTTCTACAATATTGATAAAATTATTGCTTTTGACTTTTTTGCAGGCGTTATTTTATTGTTTTTCGTTTTCAAACAGATGTTTTATATCTTCAACAAGAACAACATATTGCCTCAAAAATGGTATTATAAATTTTTGTATATTTGCACCCTCCAAATTATACCTGTTTTGGTGCTTTGGAAAGTATTATTTTTTTAA
- a CDS encoding uroporphyrinogen-III synthase — MKIKSILVSQPAPNESSPYLEMAKKEKIKIDFKPFIHVEGVDAKELRTQKIDLSQYSGVIFTSKNAVDHYFRLAEEMRFAVPDSMRYLCQSEAIANYLQKHIVYRKRKIAFGEKNFADLMPLFKKFPSEKYLLPAADVLSPDVVKVLESSPIDWTRATMYRTVCSDLSDTKVSDYDMLVFFSPQGIRSLGQNFKDFKQNDTKIAVFGATTEQAAKDAGLRVDVMAPSKETPSMTMAIEKYIRNMNK; from the coding sequence ATGAAAATTAAGTCTATTTTGGTTTCACAACCTGCACCGAACGAATCTTCCCCGTATCTGGAGATGGCTAAAAAAGAAAAAATCAAGATTGATTTTAAACCTTTTATCCACGTTGAAGGTGTAGATGCAAAGGAATTGAGAACACAAAAAATTGACCTTTCGCAATATTCGGGGGTGATTTTCACAAGCAAAAATGCGGTGGACCATTATTTTCGTCTTGCAGAGGAAATGCGTTTCGCCGTTCCTGATTCAATGAGATACCTTTGTCAGTCGGAAGCGATTGCAAATTATCTTCAAAAACACATCGTTTACAGAAAGAGAAAAATTGCATTTGGTGAGAAAAATTTTGCTGATTTAATGCCGCTTTTCAAGAAATTTCCAAGCGAAAAATATCTTTTGCCTGCTGCAGACGTTTTAAGTCCCGATGTGGTAAAAGTGCTTGAATCTTCCCCAATTGATTGGACGAGAGCGACGATGTACAGAACAGTTTGCAGCGATTTGAGCGATACAAAAGTGAGCGATTACGACATGTTGGTTTTCTTCAGTCCGCAAGGTATTCGTTCTTTAGGTCAAAATTTTAAAGACTTTAAGCAAAACGACACCAAAATTGCCGTTTTCGGTGCAACGACAGAACAGGCGGCAAAAGACGCAGGTTTAAGAGTGGACGTGATGGCTCCAAGCAAAGAAACTCCGTCGATGACGATGGCGATTGAGAAATACATCAGAAATATGAATAAATAA